Within the Chloroflexota bacterium genome, the region GGCCGTGCCCGCCACCGCGCCCAGTACAACGCCGTCCGTTGAGCCGGGTCCATCGTCGTCGATGTCAGCCTCTGGGAGCGTCGCCGACGGGGCCGCCGTCAGCGTCTCGCGCGCCGGCTGGTACACCATCCTGACCGTCAGCCTGGGCTACCTGCTGGTCAGCTGGGGGATGGGGCCGGTCTCAGCCATCCTGCCGACGATCAGCGCCGATCTCCACATCGACGTCTCGGCGGCCGGCTGGATCATGAACGCCTACTTCCTGCTGCTGGTGGGCGCCGTCCTGGTGACGGGGCGTATCGGCGACGTGGTCGGGCACCGACAGGTCTTCGCCGGCGGCGTCGCGATCTTCGGGCTGGCCGGGGTGGCGGCCGGCCTGACGGCGACCTTCGAGACGCTGGTGGTTGCCCGCTCCATCCAGGGCATCGGCGCGGCGATGGTCTTCGGCACCAGCCTGGCGATTGTCTCTGAGGCCGTCCCAGCGGGCCGGCGCGGCCTGGCCATCGGCGTGCTGACGACCTCGGCGGGCGTGGCGGCGCTGGTCGGCGTGGCGTTCAGCGTCTTCGCCGTCGAGTATCTGTCCTGGCACTGGACCTTCTACGTGATGGGGCCGATCACCCTGGTGACGCTGGCCCTGGCGACCCGGCTCCCGCGCGGCGCGACCAGCGGCAACCGGCAGAAGATCGATTGGCTCGGTGCGATCCTCCTCTTTGCCGGGCTGACCGTGGCGATGCTCTCGCTCAGCCACTTCCACGAAGGCGAGTCGAGCTTCCAGGAAGGCGCGAACTATCACCTCTCGATGCACCTGCTGGCCCTGGTGATCCTCGGCGTGTTTGTGTGGGTCGAGCAGCGCGTGCCGCAGCCGTTGTTGCTGCTCTCGATGCTCCGTGATGCCCGCTTCGCCAGCGGCGTGTTCGCCAACGGCATCGCCCACATGAGCATGCTGGCGTCCTCATTCCTGATCCCGTTCCTGCTCGAACGTGGGCGCGACCTCGCCCCCACGGACACGGGCCGGATGATGTTCATCCAGCAGATCGTGATGGTCGGCTGCTCGATGCTGGCCGGCTACCTCTACGACCGCTTCCGTACGCCGATGTTCGCCTGGGGGACGCTGGCATCGATCGCGGCCGGGCTGGTGACGCTCGGGCTGTTTGGCGGGACGTTGCCGTACTGGGCGCTGCTCGGAGTGGCCGTCTTCCTGGGGGCTGGCCTGGGCGGCTTCACCACGGTCAACAACACGGCCGTCATGGGCCACGCCGGCGACGGCAAGCGCGGGTTCGCCTCGGGGATGGTCGAGACGACGCGCCAGCTGGGCCACTCCGTCGGCGTGACGCTCTCCAGCACGATCATGGCTGGCGCGCTGGTCGGCGTCGCG harbors:
- a CDS encoding MFS transporter, with the protein product MPATAPSTTPSVEPGPSSSMSASGSVADGAAVSVSRAGWYTILTVSLGYLLVSWGMGPVSAILPTISADLHIDVSAAGWIMNAYFLLLVGAVLVTGRIGDVVGHRQVFAGGVAIFGLAGVAAGLTATFETLVVARSIQGIGAAMVFGTSLAIVSEAVPAGRRGLAIGVLTTSAGVAALVGVAFSVFAVEYLSWHWTFYVMGPITLVTLALATRLPRGATSGNRQKIDWLGAILLFAGLTVAMLSLSHFHEGESSFQEGANYHLSMHLLALVILGVFVWVEQRVPQPLLLLSMLRDARFASGVFANGIAHMSMLASSFLIPFLLERGRDLAPTDTGRMMFIQQIVMVGCSMLAGYLYDRFRTPMFAWGTLASIAAGLVTLGLFGGTLPYWALLGVAVFLGAGLGGFTTVNNTAVMGHAGDGKRGFASGMVETTRQLGHSVGVTLSSTIMAGALVGVAPSALPAAYASGFQQATLLMGGFTALGLLSAIGPYLGRTGGPRKRRAPRSQTASAG